The nucleotide window CACCTATTTCCAGGTCAACGGCTGCATGTACTACGTCGATCCCTGGGGTAACCACAACGGCTACGAAGACGTCTTCACCAAGATCGACATGTGCCGCGCACATTACGAGTCTGTTGGCCTGGGACGTGACTATGTCGAACAGTTCATTCGCTGAGGAAACGAAGGGCCATGCCCGCTACGACATGAGCGGACTGGTGGCCGTCGTGACCGGCGGACTGACGGGTATCGGTGCAGAGATCGCAGCCGCCCTGAAGGCTTGGGGCGCAGAGGTCTGTCTTTGGGACATGAGGGCCTCTGCCGAGGCCCCCGATCAGGTCGTCTGCGACGTCAGTCAGTCGCAGTCGGTATCCCAGGCTGTGGCGACGACGCTATCGCGGTTTTCGCGCATAGACATCCTTGTCAACAATGCCGGCTTTGCAGGCTCCACGGTTCCCGTCTTCGACTATGCCGAAGACGAATGGCGCCGCATTATCGACGTCAATCTCAATGGTACATTCCTTGTCAGCAAGGCGGTTGCACCGGTGATGGTTTCTTCCGGCTGGGGCAGGGTGGTCAACATAGCGTCGCTTGCCGGCAAGGAAGGCACGCCGAATTCGGCCGCCTATAGTGCCTCGAAGGCCGGCGTCATCGCCTTCACCAAGGCGCTCGGCAAGGAACTGGCGCAGACCGGCGTGCTCGTCAACGCCGTCGCGCCGGCGGCGGTGGAGACTGAACTCCTGAAGCAGATGAACCCGAGCCATGTGCAGACGATGATCGACAAGTCGCCGATGAAGCGCCTCGGCGCACCGAGCGAGGTCGCCGAACTCGTATCATGGCTGTGCTCGAGAAGCTGTAGTTTCAGCACCGGAGCAGTCTTCGACCTGTCTGGAGGACGGGCAACCTATTGACCAACAAAACCTGACAACGAGTGAGGAGCTCGGGAGGATCAATGATAACGGAACTCGTGAAAAGCGCGCGGCTGCGCCGCGTGCAGTGGATTGCTGTGGCCTTTTTGACCGCAGCAGGCATTATCAACTACGTCGATCGCAGCGCGCTTTCGATCGCCAACAGCTCCATTCGCGAAGAGATGGGGCTGTCGCCCAGCCAGATGGGGCTTCTTCTGTCGGCCTTCTCGCTGGCCTACGCCTTCGCCCAGTTGCCTACGGGCGCCCTTCTCGACAAGCTCGGCTCGCGCATCATGCTGGGTGCGGGCATGTTCTTCTGGTCCGTCGCCCAGGTTTTCTGTGGCGCGGTGCAAAATTTCTCGCATTTCATCGTCGCCCGCGCCGTTCTCGGCATCGGTGAGGCTCCGCAGTTCCCGGCCGGCGCCAAGGTGGTCAGCGAGTGGTTCAATGTCGGCGAGCGCGGCAAGCCGACGGGTATGATCGTCGCTTCGTCCTGTATCGGCCCCTGCATCGCACCGCCGCTCCTGACTGTGTTGATGCTGAATTTCGGCTGGCGCTGGATGTTCATCGGCACCGGTATTCTCGGCATCATCGTCGCGGTCGGCTGGTATCTCATCTATCGCAATCGCAGTGAGGTAAAGCTTACCGCTGCTGAGGAAGCGTTCATCGACGAGGGCCAGGAAAAACAGCCTGCTGAATCGATGACGGCCAGCGAGTGGAAGTCGCTTTTCACCCATCGCACCACCTGGGGCATTATCTTTGGCTTCATGGGCGTGATCTACATGGTCTGGCTTTATCTGACCTGGTTGCCTAGCTATCTCGAGCATGCCCGTGGCTTCACCGTCGAGAAGACCGGCTGGGTCGTCGCCATCCCTTACCTGTTCGGCACCGCCGGAATGCTCTGCGCGGGCGGCGTGGTAGATTTCCTCGTCAAGCGTGGTCTGCCTGTCATCTCCAGCCGCAAATGGCCGGTCTGCACGGGCCTGCTCGGTGGGGCGATCTTCACCATTCCCGCCGCCTATACCCCGAATGCGACCATGGCGGTCGTCTATATCTGCCTGGCCATGTTCTTCATCAACCTGGCAAGCGCCGCATCCTGGACGATGATCAGCGTCGTCGTTCCGAAGCGGCAGGTGGGATCGCTCGGCAGCATCATGAATTTCGGTGGCTACTTCGCCGGAT belongs to Neorhizobium sp. NCHU2750 and includes:
- a CDS encoding SDR family NAD(P)-dependent oxidoreductase translates to MSNSSFAEETKGHARYDMSGLVAVVTGGLTGIGAEIAAALKAWGAEVCLWDMRASAEAPDQVVCDVSQSQSVSQAVATTLSRFSRIDILVNNAGFAGSTVPVFDYAEDEWRRIIDVNLNGTFLVSKAVAPVMVSSGWGRVVNIASLAGKEGTPNSAAYSASKAGVIAFTKALGKELAQTGVLVNAVAPAAVETELLKQMNPSHVQTMIDKSPMKRLGAPSEVAELVSWLCSRSCSFSTGAVFDLSGGRATY
- a CDS encoding MFS transporter, translated to MITELVKSARLRRVQWIAVAFLTAAGIINYVDRSALSIANSSIREEMGLSPSQMGLLLSAFSLAYAFAQLPTGALLDKLGSRIMLGAGMFFWSVAQVFCGAVQNFSHFIVARAVLGIGEAPQFPAGAKVVSEWFNVGERGKPTGMIVASSCIGPCIAPPLLTVLMLNFGWRWMFIGTGILGIIVAVGWYLIYRNRSEVKLTAAEEAFIDEGQEKQPAESMTASEWKSLFTHRTTWGIIFGFMGVIYMVWLYLTWLPSYLEHARGFTVEKTGWVVAIPYLFGTAGMLCAGGVVDFLVKRGLPVISSRKWPVCTGLLGGAIFTIPAAYTPNATMAVVYICLAMFFINLASAASWTMISVVVPKRQVGSLGSIMNFGGYFAGSFAPIVTGFMVERTDSYVNALLAAAVISIVAALAFFLLVQKDIRVQHTSKVMA